One genomic window of Salvelinus alpinus chromosome 17, SLU_Salpinus.1, whole genome shotgun sequence includes the following:
- the LOC139543150 gene encoding uncharacterized protein, translating to MSGPLTNSSSFSSVFFLLSLSMVFLLLPLRLDAKSLSAARGVEGRGLDATGGGVKRLRRDLRDSLPYEAGMMAYPGESADVLTRRGDNKLLYQPEEWRGQGLGQALQQLVANDQRREQETAYLAGLLRLLSEADVQGAGEEGGEEIQGPGDFQVPYPPDYDETEQGMRMGKPQAAAPWQGLLDPQLTQALLNRYRQERLQQQPGLPGLPATINRLANSRLETGSQDRDEEALRYLVAKVLSNISPTKPQGSSGRRARRDLVSVSGGGGRVRAPSSPVLHRSRRSLDSPPSPSLNREHSVGLLGDMERVVAEGPCLRGEVPPDQMVELQTMKRIDNELQPQPGGSPSRRRRALNYDPITYDPELLVKHILHNLPQ from the exons ATGTCGGGCCCTCTGACTAACAGCTCCAGCTTTAGCTCTGTGTTcttcctgctgtctctctccatggTCTTCCTCCTGCTGCCGCTGCGGCTGGACGCTAAG tCATTGTCTGCTGCCCGTGGCGTGGAGGGACGAGGTCTGGACGCCACAGGAGGTGGGGTTAAGCGTCTCCGCAGAGACCTCCGCGATTCGCTGCCGTACGAGGCCGGGATGATGGCATATCCGGGCGAGTCGGCTGACGTCCTGACCCGGCGGGGGGACAACAAGCTGCTCTATCAACCGGAGGAGTGGAGGGGGCAGGGCTTAGGACAGGCTCTGCAGCAATTGGTGGCGAACGACCAGAGGCGGGAGCAAGAAACAGCATACTTGGCCGGGTTGCTCCGCCTCCTCAGTGAAGCCGATGTCCAGGGGGCCGGAGAGGAGGGCGGTGAGGAGATCCAGGGGCCAGGGGACTTCCAGGTGCCCTATCCCCCAGACTACGATGAGACAGAGCAGGGGATGAGAATGGGAAAGCCCCAGGCTGCAGCTCCATGGCAGGGCCTACTGGACCCCCAGCTCACCCAGGCTCTGCTCAACAGATACAGGCAGGAGAGGCTGCAGCAGCAGCCCGGGTTACCAGGTCTACCAGCCACCATCAACAGGCTTGCAAACAGCAGGCTGGAAACAGGCAGCCAGGACCGAGACGAGGAGGCTCtgag ATACTTGGTAGCCAAGGTCCTTTCCAACATCAGTCCTACCAAGCCCCAGGGTTCATCAGGCCGCAGGGCAAGGAGAGACCTGGTGTCTGTGTCTGGAGGTGGTGGAAGGGTCAGAGCTCCCTCCAGCCCAGTCCTCCACAGGTCCCGTCGCTCCCTCGActcccctccttccccttcctTAAACCGGGAGCACTCTGTGGGGCTGCTGGGGGACATGGAAAGGGTGGTGGCAGAGGGGCCCTGTCTGCGGGGGGAAGTGCCACCCGACCAAATGGTGGAGCTTCAGACGATGAAGAGGATTGACAACGAACTGCAGCCCCAGCCTGGTGGGAGCCCCAGCCGTAGGAGACGAGCCCTGAACTACGACCCCATAACCTATGACCCCGAGCTGCTGGTCAAACACATTCTACACAACCTGCCAcagtag
- the LOC139543148 gene encoding uncharacterized protein, whose product MCVCVCVCRLNMNGPKRTWQQVKIKYKNILQNAVKKNTHRQGTGGGSPKADLTPAEDMALELNKGRPVLEGIPGGKETSIGSSQDATRFIQVSGSTVFLLEPPAQAPDDADPGEGPSAAATAHDGDDDEEETISLDSRRHEDPDAIQWENQPGNISSQAIRKLYGNHLRRQIELADIDIQYKKKKMENLALESEIKKRTIRKLDLEIKKLERELQEDDTAQNKN is encoded by the exons atgtgtgtgtgtgtgtgtgtgtgtagattaaacatgaacgggccaaaacggacatggcagcaggtcaaaatcaaatacaagaacattctgcagaatg cagtgaaaaagaatacccacagacaaggcacgggtggtgggtcaccaaaggctgaccttaccccagcagaggacatggccttggagctaaataaaggcaggcccgtcttagaggggatccctggggggaaagagacgagcataggttcctcccaagatgccacccgcttcattcaag tgtctggcagcactgtgttcctgttagagccaccagcacaagcaccagacgatgctgatcca ggtgaaggccccagtgcagcagcaacagcacatgatggagacgatgatgaggaggagaccatctctctggattccagaaggcatgag gacccagatgctatacagtgggaaaaccagcctggcaacata agctcacaagctatcagaaagttgtatggcaaccacctccggcgccaaatagaactggcagacatagacattcagtacaagaagaaaaagatggaaaatcttgcactggagtccgaaataaaaaagaggacaattaggaaactggaccttgaaataaaaaaacttgagagggag ctccaagaagatgacacagctcaaaataaaaattag